The following DNA comes from Epinephelus moara isolate mb chromosome 2, YSFRI_EMoa_1.0, whole genome shotgun sequence.
CACACAGTTTAAATGCAGGAGTCGGGACAAAACTGTCCATTTTAAGAGGAATGAGTAATGTAGACCAATTTAACATTGTGTTGTGTCATGTTACGAGCCACTGGCTGAATTCACTGTGCCTCTTATATTTTTCTTAGATTATATGTGAGCAAGTAAAAGCCACCAAACACTACAGAGATGTTAAAGAAAAAGACGTCTCTTCTCTCTTCAAATGTTGTTTCCTTAGAGACGAGGGGACTAAGACATGAGGAAACAATACAAGTAATATAACTGAGATGCACTTAATGAGTTGAATGTTTCAGGACACTTTCTGCAGGCAGCCTCTTACTTGTGTATGGTGTTCTGAAGAGTGTCCACATTGGTCTGGCAGCGGTCAAGTGTTCGTCTGGTGATGTTCACGCTCATGGAGTCAATGCACACATTGTCTGAGGGAAAGGGAAAGACACAAAGAGGTGGCAAAGAGGTGTGGGAAGAAAAGATGGGACGAATTAAAGTTTAACATTAAGCAGCCCCTCCTGGACATTACAACCTATCTCTGTGAATTCTGCACAATGCtgtaattttgtccaatcactgcagCTTTTGAGTCATTTGACTGAATCATCGTAGTCTGCCATGAGTTTCACAAATCATAGCAGTCCCCCGTATAACGTCACCAAACTCACCTCTTTGTTTCTGGTTGTGTATATGGAGACATGTGTGACACAAACGTGCCAAATTTACCAACAAAAGTTACTGCTAAAGACTGTGCAAGGCAATTCCCTGATATTCTGCACGAAAGCGAAGGTAAACAGTTTTGCACGGCATGCAGCATTGTGGTGAAACTCGCCACTGAGTCATCCCCACATTAGCCGATCTTAAGATTATGGTAAAATTAGCAGAACTACAaaaataatgtcacatttttgtgATTGTTAGACTGTGTGACGGCCCTAAATCTTAATATGAAACTGAGTTTATGTCCTCACCTATATTATGAGCTTCGTCAAACACCACTACAGACTTCTTGGCCAGCTCTTTGGACACCAAGTCAGCTATCTTAGGATCCAGCAGGTAGTGGTAACTGTACACCACAATGTTAGCATGCAGGATCTGAGAGGAGATAAAGACAGCAGACAGTAAACGTGACAAACTAAGAGATACGACACCAACCTTTGTGGAACAGCGTCAAATATTATGACATTATTTCAGTAAGGAGTAACTGTTTCAGATTATCTTCATATTTGTATGCCACCAAATGTTCCTCTTGAtaagaaactttttttaaaaaaaaacatttcacaccAGGCTACACATTTCATGTGTGCAAAAGTCTGTAGAGCAACATACTGAGTAGCGCGCCAGATAGTAGGGACACCAGCCTTTTCTCCTGCCATAGTCCTTCAGGTCGTCAAGGTTGTAGATGCCAGCAGGAAGAGGCACCTGTCTACCAACTGAATCAAACTCCTACAGATAAAAAGCAGAACAATGGGGGCGTTCAAGGAAACAAGAGACAGATTCATGCACATTCTCTAAAACTGACTACAAAGCGAATAAATCACATTGATTGAAGGGACTATAGGTTGAAAATTCTGTATTCTGTATTTCTGTAAACAAGAAAGTAAAATTTCACAAACAGTAACACCCTTACACTCTTCAgacacttattttcattgttaagTATCATCTGAGTGATGTTATTTTGCGAGGAGatattatcattaataatttttgataCAAATTGTCTACTTCCACTTTAGTTGAAAAATACCAGCTGGTCAGAGCTGGATAAATTTAGGTGACTTCTTACCTCATAGAAGCGACATACAGGCACGCTGGGGTCACTGTGGCGTTGTGCGCGAATGTACGATGCTGTCAGACTGTGGCACTTCCCATCAACCTCCTTACCAAAGCGCAGAGCGCTCACCTGAAGAAGACAAGGCATTTATTTAAAGAAGAATTTCAtagctggaaagatggtcttcgCATAAAAataggctgtctatgcagtagaaagcaACCaacacttttgaaattggtgcttcGTGAAGGAAGAAACAGAAGTacagggctgtggcatttgcttttgctcaagaggtgaTAAAATCTACAACTACTTGAATGCAGCACtagaccaataaacactcccgCTGGTGGTTGACATAATGTGAACTTGGCCATTTTGACAAAGGAAACAATGTGGCTGCCAGCTGATAACAAACAatcttgaattacagttaaacagtaagctaaaatatggttCTGGAAAAAATGTACGCGTGACAaaggcaacgcagtaacagaatcctggttcatatttcatcagcactgcttagttttattgtttgatctcagtatttCCAGCCTCTGTTTTTGCAATTCAGTAAATAGTAAGGTGCCTGCTTCTCTTTCACANNNNNNNNNNNNNNNNNNNNNNNNNNNNNNNNNNNNNNNNNNNNNNNNNNNNNNNNNNNNNNNNNNNNNNNNNNNNNNNNNNNNNNNNNNNNNNNNNNNNNNNNNNNNNNNNNNNNNNNNNNNNNNNNNNNNNNNNNNNNNNNNNNNNNNNNNNNNNNNNNNNNNNNNNNNNNNNNNNNNNNNNNNNNNNNNNNNNNNNNNNNNNNNNNNNNNNNNNNNNNNNNNNNNNNNNNNNNNNNNNNNNNNNNNNNNNNNNNNNNNNNNNNNNNNNNNNNNNNNNNNNNNNNNNNNNNNNNNNNNNNNNNNNNNNNNNNNNNNNNNNNNNNNNNNNNNNNNNNNNNNNNNNNNNNNNNNNNNNNNNNNNNNNNNNNNNNNNNNNNNNNNNNNNNNNNNNNNNNNNNNNNNNNNNNNNNNNNNNNNNNNNNNNNNNNNNNNNNNNNNNNNNNNNNNNNNNNNNNNNNNNNNNNNNNNNNNNNNNNNNNNNNNNNNNNNNNNNNNNNAGTATTATACTATAACCAGTATCAGTTATAATAGGGGAGGACAGAGCTGCAGTCACACCATGGACTtaattgcatttcatttttactACTACTCACACATGTATTTAATGTATctagtgaaaatgtgttgtatattttttcttttactcttttgttgttgttttttcagatCAGCTTCAATGGCCAAGTAGGCAATGTGTcaacatacaaggaatttgaccttgtttattgttttttttttgtttcttgatgtaattgtacacacacacaaagacatacaGCTAATAACAAGAACAGCAAAGCTGAACAAGGTGGACAAAAATATTTGAATCAGATATAAATAagtggcaggagtgaaaattagtcatccttaacatttgttgtgttatggCTTCACAATGATAAAGACAGGTGAAGAAAAATTAGATACAAAATAAGATGTACGTTCTTCAAGATGATTTTGCCCTTGGTAACTATCATGTACTTCCCAAatgatgtacagatttttagTCATTCTGTTATCTCAAATGGCTTGAAAATAGAGCATATAGCTGCtgaaaatgggggaaaaaatctccCAAAGGAAGCACACTATTTGGACTCTCCTCAAAATTTTAGTTATGTGTAAATTAGTTACACTCCACCACTTCTCTTaacaaataaagttgtttttattttatatgattATCAATTACTATCAGGCACAATTATGTCAGTGATTATGTTTATGTTTGAAAAAATTTCCATGAATCCTCAATTTTCTTTATAGAAACCTTTTATTCTTTCATTTacagtgatatatatatatacagcatAAATGACATTTGAATAATAGGCTACCATGATAATGCAGACAGTGAATGTTCAAGAGGCCGACAGTATGCCACAAAATGGAAGAAGAGTGTTTTTGAAAAGACCAATATTTGAAAAATGATCTATAAAGCAGCACATCTCTTACACTTATAGCTTTGTATTACCTACAGAATTAGCTTCTTCAGTTTCCCTCTGATCAAAAGAAAGACACTGAAATGTCTAGAGAccattttaaaggagcagtgtgtaggatttggtggcatctaatGGTGAAGATTGTGaattgcaaccagctgcaaCTTTCCATGTGCCAATCGTGGACTCCCAGCTGGATTCCGTCAGTGTTTCctcttcaggaggtttttatcaggagtcaaattatccgcagagatgtagatataaatggctcatcccaaaaaaataaatacaactatTCTTATTACCAGGTGATTATACTCTAAAGAAACCATACttactatattatattccatttcccattaaatcctacacactggacctttaacttaaATCTTCATCTTTTACAGAAGTACAGTAAAATCAGAATTATTCACATTTCATCTGGCATTGAATCAATACAGTAAACTGGTGAATATATTAATATTGAGTCTTCTGAAAATGTTCTGGCAGCCAAGATGAATTAGGAAAGAATATGCCCTTCAGGATAAAACTACGTGTGtttgcagttcagttcagtctgaCCGAGTATGTGTAATTTGAACCTCTGAAGTTGTAAGACATCAGCAGCTGTGGTTTCCACAGTGGATAAGTGAGTCCTGCTGCTCCTGAATTTTGTTCACAGCTGCTGATTTCTTCCAGAGTCCATCTCGACACATTTATGTCTGACTCAGCTGGCAATTCTTAACCACTGACAAGCAGTGAAATTCTCCTCATAAGTCAGATTAAGAGACAGTACAATGTGGGTTGTAGCTGTTATTTTGTCCAACGAAAAGGGGAATGTGTTTGTGATAACACGGTGATGTGTTAATGAGGTTCAGCTTAGATAAAGGCTCCTCAGGACCAGCCTGTTGCCTTGGCTGTTGTCATGTCAGGGAGCAGCATCCCATTGTCCAACTGCTTCTCACCTTTCTTAAATCTTTCAGTGACTTTTGAACTCAGCTGTCGAGTCTTCGTCCTCCATTCCTCCATCCTTTGTGCTCCTTTCAAATATTTACAAAGTCTTTAAGGATTTATTAAACAATGTATAAAAAACAATATCGGTACATCGCAACTATCTTTCTTCATAGCTCACAACGGTTGTCCTCACTCTTGTAGCGGTCCATGATACTCAGGACGTCCTCCATGATAGATGGGCCCAGATCTAGGTCTAACCCTGCCATAGAGTCTGATCGCGACACCCCAGATGAGACTGTGAGACTGGCTGGATGGAAGGCAGTGCAAGGCGAATCACTGCGTTCACTCCTCAGATCCTCGTTGCTCAGGCCAGCATCAGAGTCCAAGCTGAGGCCCCGGCGAACGTCCAGGGGCCCACAGGTTTCTGACATGGAGTCCTCAGAGGAGACCTCTGAGAAGGAGCCAGAGGAGGGGACGAGCCTGCGGATGGCGGGGGAGAGGGAGATGTCACGGCAGGGCTCTGATGCCAAACGGCCCACTACACCATTCTCAAAGAGCTGGCTGTGGCTGTCTGTGTGACCATTGGCCTGTTTGTGGCTTGTGTCCGTGGGCTGCCGATGGAGGTGGAAGTGGTTTTGCTGGGAAGGCAAAGAAGATGGGGAGGGGTCGTCCAGGTGGAGGCGTGGGGGTTTGGGTGGAGCCTGTTCGTGGGCGATGAACACAGGCATGGAGATGGTGGTCTTCAGCAGGCCGTCAGCGGTGTGCTGATAGTGGTAACCATTGAAGGCATAGTTGTGTGAGTCCTGTCTTGCAGCAAAGCTGTCGTCCAGCCGTCTCTCCACGCTGTGAGACCGCCCGTCCTGCATCCGACTCAGAGTCGGCAACATGTCCATCTTACCCTGCAGGAAACCAACGTCTCCAAACATGTCACCCTCCCCCTCGGGCCCCACGTGGGCGCTGTGACGTACGTCACCCAGAGGGGGGCTGATCATATCACCTGAAAGGACGTCACGAAGCCTCAGCCTCTTTCCCTTCTTTGGAGTTGTAGTTTTTAAGTACATTGGTGTCTTTGCCGGCATTTTGCTTCTGGCAGGTTGACGTGAGATGATTCAGAGAAAATTCTTTATGTGAGAGGAGAAGTATCCTTGGGTACACTCACTGTGTTGCAGTCAGTTTCTCAGGGTGATTAACACCAGCAGGAGAAATGAAGCTGAATGTAAACGAACAGCTCGTAAAGCAAGAAGCTCTTCTAGCTCCCTCTGCTCCCAACTGAGAGATCCAGTCTGTGTTGCTTCTCTGACTGAGTATACAAGTATTTAGGTCGG
Coding sequences within:
- the zgc:154093 gene encoding cdc42 effector protein 3, coding for MPAKTPMYLKTTTPKKGKRLRLRDVLSGDMISPPLGDVRHSAHVGPEGEGDMFGDVGFLQGKMDMLPTLSRMQDGRSHSVERRLDDSFAARQDSHNYAFNGYHYQHTADGLLKTTISMPVFIAHEQAPPKPPRLHLDDPSPSSLPSQQNHFHLHRQPTDTSHKQANGHTDSHSQLFENGVVGRLASEPCRDISLSPAIRRLVPSSGSFSEVSSEDSMSETCGPLDVRRGLSLDSDAGLSNEDLRSERSDSPCTAFHPASLTVSSGVSRSDSMAGLDLDLGPSIMEDVLSIMDRYKSEDNRCEL